In Fusarium oxysporum Fo47 chromosome XI, complete sequence, the following are encoded in one genomic region:
- a CDS encoding acyl transferase/acyl hydrolase/lysophospholipase: protein MSDESPKKLKFLSLDGGGVRGLSSLIILKRVMDILGAKMKRQDLQPYQYFDLIGGTSTGGIIALMLGRMRMSIDDCINEYQRLGSIVFGKPRNGEYMFDEKILVRETKAVVAKYLGKEDAPLLDPLGDDACNTVVYTIPYQNAVQQTATALRSYINEDKDPRPKAWTIWEAVRATSAALTVFEPFVHGPPGKEVRYMDAGFGYNNPSDLILQEARSLWEGDHYLTLNSDVGVFLSLGTGMGHIVRMDNDTVIQTVTAKFRAPIKAVDAMKQIVTGTNRIHRIVADQFGSNSIRYYRFNVDQGLEGVKLFDHKRREDMEVDTDAYLEKFEVGRQVKKCVDVMKVLPVREPGLLDNRHDEEDIYSLGDDGTPEQRKLLERLRALRINREYFERHQKDWESQVNKPEAKYHKRLYREVETVGYLWNAVVQADLLDERGREILVSCTPNPDRPQLKVMDECKAIAYYSPADETPERVAARIELANQDLSNAFHILRQLLCTAAAYWEEHSFVYCWVAKRMGGILELWGCRREARNLYLVARDGKVKMFGADHWSVRNLQDKLERLTYTLRE, encoded by the exons ATGTCAGATGAAAGTCCGAAGAAACTCAAGTTCCTCTCACTTG ATGGAGGTGGTGTAAGAGGCTTGTCATCTCTTATAATTCTCAAAAGGGTCATGGACATTCTTGGGGCCAAAATGAAACGACAGGACTTGCAGCCATATCAGTACTTTGACCTGATCGGAGGCACAAGCACTGGCGG TATAATCGCGCTGATGCTCGGTCGTATGCGAATGAGCATAGATGACTGCATCAACGAGTACCAGCGACTTGGAAGCATTGTCTTCGGAAAGCCACGAAACGGCGAGTACATGTTCGATGAGAAGATCCTCGTCCGTGAGACAAAGGCTGTCGTTGCGAAGTACTTAGGTAAAGAGGATGCACCACTTCTCGACCCTCTCGGCGATGATGCATGCAACAC TGTAGTTTATACTATCCCATACCAAAATGCAGTTCAGCAAACAGCTACTGCTTTGCGTTCGTACATCAACGAAGACAAGGATCCGAGACCTAAGGCGTGGACTATCTGGGAAGCTGTGAGAGCGACATCAGCTGCACTTACCGTTTTCGAGCCCTTCGTTCATGGTCCACCTGGGAAAGAAGTTCGATACATGGATGCTGGCTTTGGGTACAACAACCCAAGCGATCTAATTCTTCAAGAGGCTAGAAGTCTTTGGGAAGGCGATCATTACCTAACACTCAACTCCGACGTCGGAGTATTTCTCAGTCTGGGCACTGGCATGGGCCATATCGTCCGAATGGACAACGACACCGTCATACAAACTGTCACCGCCAAGTTCCGAGCACCCATCAAGGCAGTCGACGCCATGAAGCAGATCGTCACTGGGACTAACAGAATACACCGAATCGTTGCGGATCAATTTGGCTCGAACAGCATTAGGTACTACCGGTTCAACGTGGACCAAGGTCTTGAAGGCGTGAAGCTGTTCGATCACAAGAGGAGAGAGGATATGGAGGTTGATACTGATGCATATCTGGAGAAATTCGAAGTGGGGAGACAGGTGAAGAAATGCGTGGATGTCATGAAGGTTTTGCCAGTGCGAGAACCTGGCCTCTTGGATAATCGGCACGACGAAGAGGATATATATAGTCTTGGAGATGACGGAACTCCAGAACAACGGAAGTTAttggagaggttgagggcTTTGAGAAT AAACCGTGAGTACTTTGAAAGGCACCAAAAGGACTGGGAGAGTCAGGTCAATAAGCCAGAGGCGAAGTACCATAAGCGTCTTTACAGAG AAGTCGAAACAGTAGGGTATTTATGGAACGCCGTTGTCCAAGCCGATTTGCTCGACGAGCGAGGTCGAGAGATCTTGGTGTCATGCACACCAAACCCAGACCGCCCTCAGCTCAAGGTTATGGACGAATGCAAAGCCATTGCATATTACAGTCCCGCAGACGAAACCCCAGAGAGAGTTGCGGCAAGAATAGAACTCGCCAACCAGGATCTCTCTAATGCTTTTCACATCCTCCGCCAACTACTCTGCACGGCTGCAGCATATTGGGAGGAGCATAGTTTTGTATACTGCTGGGTTGCGAAGAGAATGGGCGGTATTCTGGAACTTTGGGGATGTCGCCGAGAGGCGAGGAACCTGTACTTGGTAGCGAGAGACGGGAAGGTCAAGATGTTTGGGGCAGATCATTGGTCTGTTAGGAATTTGCAGGATAAGTTGGAGAGGTTGACATATACACTTCGAGAATAG
- a CDS encoding FAD binding domain-containing protein produces the protein MESEKVQVIICGGGSAGLTAAIWLARFNIDFKILERRPGPLEIGQADGVQCRTVEIFENLGISERLLEEAYHVMEVAFWSPDDNEGLVRKDLAYDTEEGLSHQPHVILNQARMNDLMLQEIIRLRGNGTSGVLYNSQVESVRIVDDEEYPVEVVTMRNGEPYRYRAKYAIGCDGAHSTVRKSLGFKMVGDSSDSVWGVMDVYPVTNFPDIRKKAMLQSKSDGNLMIIPREGDELVRFYIELSGTSARDVTEQDLINKVKRIFHPYDIDIARTVWWSAYVIGQRLADHFTKDHRIFLTGDACHTHSPKAGQGMNVSLQDGFNIGWKMAHVLTGRAPPSVLETYVLERQQTAQQLIEFDRSFSKLFSSEYRKANGITAKHFRDKFVEAGRYTAGMATKYKPSIVTSLEESDNSIASGLTVGMRFPSAPVVRLSDTKPMQLNKNLAADGRWHLLTFCSGDFARKGLHEVARELGNLIKMFTSAGDPVDKVFSHTLLIKAERKTIEIDQLPEVFFPHTGPYNLRNVHRVFVDDTNPYMLGCGQAFSKYGIDAEQGAIVVVRPDLYTARVLSLSQVADLFTFFKGCLNSIG, from the exons ATGGAGTCCGAAAAAGTCCAAGTCATCATCTGCGGCGGCGGTTCCGCCGGCCTCACAGCAGCAATCTGGCTCGCCCGCTTTAACATCGACTTCAAGATCCTCGAACGTCGCCCAGGCCCTCTCGAGATCGGCCAAGCAGACGGTGTGCAATGTCGCACCGTTGAAATCTTTGAGAACTTGGGTATTTCTGAACGTCTTTTGGAAGAAGCGTATCATGTCATGGAGGTAGCCTTTTGGTCGCCTGATGATAATGAAGGACTTGTGCGAAAAGATCTTGCTTATGATACGGAAGAGGGGTTGAGTCACCAACCGCATGTTATTCTTAACCAGGCAAGGATGAATGATTTGATGTTACAGGAGATTATTAGGTTGAGGGGGAATGGGACAAGTGGGGTTTTGTATAATTCTCAGGTTGAAAGTGTGAggattgttgatgatgaggagtACCCTGTTGAGGTTGTCACCATGCGGAATGGAGAACCTTACCGGTACCGCGCAAAATACGCCATT GGCTGCGACGGCGCTCACAGCACTGTCCGCAAatctcttggcttcaaaatGGTCGGCGACTCAAGCGACTCCGTCTGGGGTGTCATGGACGTCTACCCCGTCACCAATTTCCCCGACATCCGCAAAAAGGCCATGCTTCAGAGCAAAAGCGACGGAAATCTCATGATCATCCCGAGAGAGGGCGACGAACTTGTGCGATTCTACATCGAGCTCTCCGGGACCTCGGCCCGTGACGTCACTGAGcaggatctcatcaacaaggtcAAGCGAATCTTTCACCCTTACGACATCGATATCGCACGAACGGTTTGGTGGTCTGCTTATGTCATTGGCCAACGTCTCGCGGATCACTTTACGAAGGACCATCGTATTTTTCTAACCGGTGATGCTTGTCATACTCACTCGCCCAAGGCTGGGCAGGGTATGAATGTCAGTCTCCAGGATGGCTTCAACATCGGATGGAAGATGGCCCATGTTCTCACCGGCCGAGCACCGCCTTCAGTGCTGGAGACCTATGTTCTTGAGAGACAACAAACCGCTCAGCAACTCATTGAGTTTGATCGGTCGTTCAGCAAATTGTTCTCGTCTGAATATCGTAAAGCGAACGGGATCACGGCAAAACATTTTCGCGACAAGTTTGTGGAGGCAGGACGATATACAGCTGGCATGGCTACCAAGTACAAGCCTTCCATTGTGACATCCCTGGAAGAAAGCGATAATAGCATTGCATCGGGATTGACAGTCGGGATGAGGTTCCCAAGCGCACCTGTTGTTAGACTGTCTGACACAAAGCCTATGCAGCTGAACAAGAACCTTGCTGCAGATGGGAGGTGGCATCTTTTGACTTTTTGTTCCGGAGATTTCGCTAGAAAAGGACTGCATGAG GTCGCCAGAGAACTTGGTAATCTCATCAAGATGTTCACCTCTGCTGGAGATCCTGTGGATAAAGTGTTCAGCCATacccttctcatcaaggCGGAGCGAAAGACCATCGAGATCGATCAACTACCGGAAGTCTTCTTCCCTCACACAGGTCCATATAATCTGAGAA ATGTTCACCGGGTCTTTGTCGACGATACAAACCCATACATGCTGGGCTGCGGACAAGCCTTTTCAAAATATGGTATCGATGCGGAACAAGGCGCCATTGTCGTTGTTCGACCTGACTTAT ATACTGCACGCGTTCTTAGCCTGTCTCAAGTCGCCGACCTGTTCACATTCTTCAAAGGTTGTTTGAATAGCATTGGATAG
- a CDS encoding FAD-binding domain-containing protein, with protein MAEPNPHRKSIVADHPIRTSNNIQYLTDDEISEFLDDLDHNNDGFINYNEVERKLDQEHAELVPKPSAHHVIQRDHTEDDRARHQFLRSMMGSDAEKIPRDEFAKMVKEWKIPSLKQAKKEEDEDKSYIKRLPGWRRIRSYWAVHGPEIVFLGVVIGMQCAFGIWQLVKYQTTPGYREAFGWGVVMAKTCAGALYPTFFFLILSMSRYFSTWLRRSYHISRFFNWDLSQEFHIRISCVAILLATLHALGHLTGSFVHGSDPKNEDAVADALGPDMVPRPYIDYVRSLPGFTGITALGLFYILSLLSIPQVRKWNYEIFQLGHLLMFPIIGLMMAHGTAALLQWPMFGYFLAFPTLLVLVERAVRVCLGFHRIKATMKVLDKETVEITAVIPSERLWKYKAGQYIFLQVPKISFFQWHPFTVSFCRGNKMMLHIKTDGNWTAKLRELGGESGESEIEVGINGPFGAPAQRFYDFNHSIIIGAGIGVTPFSGILADLQYNDDLDHGGPNHEVDHPRHDSDNSDNVPESPTRQGSVGRDLINKEKQPQADRAAAFADDYRRVDFHWMVRERNYLLWLSDLLNDVSMSQDWHREHEVHPHLDIRINTHVTAKRKKLTTHVYRWLLEMHRTDEHPASPLTGLLNPTHFGRPDFDQILDEHYEEMLKFRASKRKNGRDKEDENYEEDEELKVGVFYCGAPVVGEILADKCRELTLRGWQDGSKLEYHFMIEVFG; from the exons ATGGCAGAGCCCAACCCTCACCGAAAATCCATCGTAGCCGACCATCCAATTCGCACTTCCAACAACATCCAGTACCTAACCGACGACGAGATCTCCGAATTCCTCGACGATCTCGACCACAACAACGATGGCTTCATAAACTATAACGAAGTCGAGCGAAAGCTCGACCAAGAGCACGCTGAGCTAGTCCCCAAACCGAGCGCCCACCACGTCATACAGCGGGACCATACCGAAGATGACCGTGCGCGCCATCAATTCCTGCGCAGTATGATGGGCTCCGACGCGGAGAAGATCCCGAGGGATGAGTTTGCGAAGATGGTCAAGGAGTGGAAGATCCCGTCGTTGAAGcaggcgaagaaggaggaggatgaggataaGAGCTATATTAAGCGCTTGCCGGGTTGGAGACGGATTCGTTCGTATTGGGCTGTTCATGGGCCAGAGATTGTGTTTCTGGGGGTTGTTATCGGTATGCAGTGCGCTTTTGGCATCTGGCAATTGGTCAAGTATCAGACCACGCCTGGATATCGTGAAGCCTTCGGTTGGGGTGTCGTCATGGCCAAGACTTGCGCTGGTGCGCTATATCCgactttcttctttctgaTTCTCAGCATGTCGCGATACTTTTCGACATGGTTACGCAGGTCGTATCACATCTCACGATTCTTCAACTGGGACTTGTCGCAGGAGTTTCACATTCGAATTTCTTGTGTTGCTATTCTTTTGGCGACGCTGCATGCCCTTGGTCACTTGACGGGATCCTTTGTGCATGGCAGCGATCCTAAGAATGAAGACGCTGTCGCAGATGCTCTTGGTCCAGACATGGTCCCTCGCCCGTACATCGACTACGTTCGATCGCTGCCAGGTTTCACAGGCATCACTGCGCTCGGTCTCTTCTACATCCTCTCACTACTCAGCATTCCTCAAGTGCGAAAATGGAACTATGAGATCTTCCAGCTCGGCCATCTACTCATGTTCCCCATCATTGGTCTGATGATGGCCCATGGCACAGCCGCATTGCTCCAGTGGCCCATGTTCGGATACTTTCTCGCTTTTCCAACCCTCCTCGTTCTCGTTGAGCGCGCAGTCCGTGTTTGCCTCGGCTTTCATCGCATAAAAGCCACCATGAAGGTTCTGGACAAAGAAACAGTTGAGATTACCGCCGTCATCCCCAGCGAGCGACTCTGGAAGTACAAAGCTGGCCAGtatatcttcctccaagttCCCAAGATCAGCTTCTTTCAATGGCATCCATTCACGGTCTCTTTTTGTCGGGGTAACAAGATGATGCTGCATATCAAGACCGACGGCAACTGGACAGCCAAGCTTCGCGAACTTGGAGGCGAATCTGGAGAGTCTGAGATTGAGGTTGGCATCAATGGTCCTTTTGGTGCACCCGCTCAACGATTCTACGACTTTAACCATTCAATCATCATTGGCGCTGGCATTGGCGTTACGCCATTCTCCGGTATCTTGGCGGATCTGCAGTACAACGATGACCTCGATCACGGTGGCCCGAACCACGAAGTTGACCATCCTCGCCATGACTCTGAT AACAGCGACAACGTCCCAGAATCCCCTACCAGGCAAGGAAGTGTCGGACgcgatctcatcaacaaggagaagcagcCCCAAGCCGACCGTGCCGCCGCTTTTGCAGACGACTATCGACGCGTTGATTTTCACTGGATGGTGCGCGAGCGAAACTACCTCCTCTGGCTCTCTGACCTTCTCAACGACGTATCGATGAGCCAAGACTGGCATCGTGAGCACGAAGTCCATCCTCATCTCGACATTCGTATCAACACCCACGTCACCGCCAAACGCAAAAAGCTCACCACCCACGTATACCGTTGGCTACTGGAGATGCATCGTACAGATGAGCACCCTGCATCACCTTTGACAGGCCTTCTCAACCCCACGCATTTCGGAAGACCTGACTTTGACCAGATTCTGGATGAGCATTATGAAGAGATGCTCAAGTTCAGGGCAAGTAAGAGAAAGAATGGACGGGAtaaggaggatgagaactatgaagaagacgaggaacTCAAGGTTGGCGTGTTTTACTGCGGTGCGCCGGTCGTTGGTGAGATTTTAGCGGATAAGTGTCGGGAGCTTACGTTGAGGGGATGGCAGGATGGTAGTAAGTTAGAGTATCACTTCATGATTGAGGTGTTTGGTTAG